The following nucleotide sequence is from Calonectris borealis chromosome 5, bCalBor7.hap1.2, whole genome shotgun sequence.
CTTCTGAAGGCCGGATGCGACCTGGAAATCAGGGACTTCCGAGGAAACACCCCCCTGCACATTGCCTGCCAGCAGGGCTCCCTCAGAAGTGTCAGCGTCCTCACGCAGTACTGCCAGCCACACCACCTCCTCGCTGTCCTGCAGGCCACCAACTACAACGGTATGGGCACGCTACTGTACATCGATGTCGGTGTGCTGTACTGAGGGCAGAGTTGTTGTCCCATTGAGTTCAAAGATCTCTGGAGAGGCGGAGAAGGATCCTTAGGCCCATTTGAGAGTTGGGGAGCCCAAAGCACACAGCAGTGTCTGACTTCTTTAAAAAGTCACTGTCTTGTAGGCCTCTTCACGGTAGATTATTGGCTCTCACGGctttgaattttgcatttttagtgAGTACTTTtgcagtgctctttttttttttggttaaaataagttgcagtcaaacactggaataaagCCTCTAAGAAATCTTTCCAAAATCCAACCCTGTTATTCATACTTACTGGAAGCTGGAAAGCTCTTCTGGAAAACACCCTTTTGCCATGGATGAATTGCAAACTTAGCTATCGTCCTGTCCTATCATCTTGACTTTAACTGAATTATAGGGCATTAGGTTAGACTTACTCAAATTTTACCTTCATTTGTGTTTTGCAGGACATACATGTCTCCATTTGGCATCTATTCAAGGATACCTGGCTATTGTCGAATACTTGCTGTCCTTGGGAGCAGATGTAAATGCTCAGGTACGTAATGTATACCGTGAATTTAACTGAGCAGGGCTGTGTAGTCATAAGAATCAACAGGTCTGGCACCGGCTCTGGCTCTCCTAACATGCCAAACCTTGTGTTCTTTTCACACAGGAGCCATGCAATGGCAGAACGGCACTGCATTTGGCTGTTGACTTGCAGAATTCAGACCTGGTGTCGCTTCTGGTGAAACACGGGGCGGACGTGAACAAAGTGACCTACCAGGGCTATTCCCCCTACCAGCTCACGTGGGGAAGAGACAACTCCAGCATACAGGAGCAGCTGAAGCAGCTGACCACAGCCGACCTGCAGATGTTGCCAGAAAGTGAGGACGAGGAGAGCAGTGAATCGGAGCCTGAGTTCACGGAGGATGAAGTAAGTAGCTATTCGCATCTTttcaagagaaagggaaaatccTGCCctgtgtaggtttttttgttggtgccGCTCTGATTACATGCTCCGGTGACCTCTTACCTATATAATAACTGACAGGTATAAATAGGCCATAAAGTAAGGTTTGACTGTCAGCCATCAGCAAGATGGCAGTTGGGGCAAACATATAAGTAGAataaatttaagaataaaatgtaaaaagtacGTGAGAGAATAGAGGTTAACTTCACGCAACATGAGGCACTGAACGTCGTTCTGTTGCTGACACCTACAGAACCTTGTGAGATAAAATTCAAGTTAATGGGTGGTTTTCTCCTCCccagcatttgtttttctaacGTTCTCAGTGCCTGTTAAATGGCAAACGTAACCATTTCGGTGTAGAAATTTTATACGCTGCCAAAGTCAGGGCATGCAGAATTTGGCAGTTCTCCCAGAGTGGATACAATACTCCCAGTACGAGTTTTGCATTAAcagccttttgttttttcttccagcttaTATATGATGACTGCCTTATTGGAGGACGACAGCTGGCATTTTAAAGCAGAGCTTTCTGTGAAAAGAAGTGACTGTGTACATATGTAATACAAAAAGGACTgactttcttcatttaaaaagaaagtcgCAACACGGAGGGAAAAGCCAGGAGGGAAATACTACACTGCCCAGCAAGGAGCACGTAATTGTAACAGGACGGTTCCAGGTTCCGGCCTGTGTTTAAATGCAGGAGCGGGATGTGTAACATCGGTAGAGATCTGTGATTATTCGCACCACCTGATAAAGAGCCACATAGCCAATCTTCTCAGCCCTACGAAGGTAACAGACTACACATCCAACCTGCTAGTTAGAGCGAGCTGTCTTGTGGCATTAAGTACCACGGGGACCGCGTGTCCTCTCGTGGGACGGCAGGTTCATACCAACACCCCATCTTCTCAGAGACTGTGTGTTAATTTGTGTTGGGCTGGTGGTGCTCGCTGGCCTTACTGACTGACCTCGGCTGCTCTCAGCGGGGTGTCCCAGGCGGAGGAGTCAGAGCAAGGGACTGGTGACCCTGCTGTTAGGAGAAAGGTAGCAATAATGTTAACTGTGGGCATTGGAAACAGTGTGTTTCACACCATGTGTGTCATAATTGCTACACTTTTTAGCAATTGTATATTGTGTAAATACTGTACATTCTTGTTTATAATTATTTTGGTACATGTGagatatgtatttattaaaaaaagtcagattacTGTACCTGGTCTGTGAAATGGTTCATTGCCCACCTCATTGTCCTGAATACATGGGAATCGGCctggtttgctttttaagaaacatttaacACCCAGTAGACCAATGGGGTCCCAGGCTCAGGGGTGGTTCACCTCAGCAGCAGTAGGACATCTAAGCAGCTCGCAGCTCTCAGCCCTTCTGCTGCAGCTAATTTTGGAAGCAGACGTAGGTGTCATTTCCTGCGCCCGTTGCGGCAGGCGGGTCGGGGGCTGGGATTCCCCCTTTGTCACCCAAGCACCAGGCCACCCGGCCACTAGAGAGGGGTTTTGAGGCCGTCTGTGGCAGCACCCACCCGCCCGCCCTCGTGGCACCTTTTGTTCCAGCCCCAGTACTcagcagctcttgctgggactTGCCGGGGGAGGCTGGAGGTTTGCAGCGCAGCCCCGCGCCTGCACGCCCTCTCGTTTATCACCTGGCCCGGCTCCGGTTTGAACTTGGACACCTTCGGATTTTCCAAAGGGGATTTCCGCGGGAAGAGGGAGCACACGCCTGGGAACACGTGCTGCTGCCTTCCACCCCTGAAATTCAGGCATGGGGCCTCCCGCCCTCCCCGCTGCGGGAGCTACAGCTCTCTTTGTCCAATTCACAGTGACGGGGGATCTGGCTTTAACCTGCTTCAGTTATCCCTGCATGTTTCTCTCCAGCATTCAGGCGGACAGAATTAATTTGCTCAAATCCTTACCTGCACCTGATTATCTGTTGGCAGCGTGTTGCAGTGCAGGACTAATTTTAGCCATGGATTTTAGCCCGTTGTGTGACCACGTAAAGGATGGGTGCATGAAGGGTGACTGTGCTCCGTTCCTCCTGTGCCATAACCCCTTGGACGGGGACGGGGTGCGGCAGAGCTGCTGACGCAGGACCGAGCTCTGCCAAGAGTGTCGGCCACAGGACTTCTGTGCTGCTGGCACCTGGCCCGGCTCAGGCCACCGGAGAAGGCCATGGCTCCAGGTTGCACAGGGACACCCGTTCCCTTTTTCGCCCCGCTCTTCCTGAGGGGTTCCTGACATGCCACCTGCTCCAAGGAGGGCTCTCTGGTATGAGGAAGAGCACCACAGCTGGCTGGATGCTTCCTAATTTGCATGGGAGCCAAAGGCCATTGTGGAAAGGATTATATTAAATTGTCATCCTGagtcatttttatttcccttccacTCTCATTGCATGAGTATAGCACAGGCGTATGCGCTGAAACTTCCTTCTGGCAGACAGGGCCATGCCTGCATTGCAAACCTGCAGAGTTTTCCAGGTGTGGGACTGGGTGAGAATCTGCCAAACCCTTCTTCTCGGGGCCTCACCCTGCACTCCGAACGGCTGCTAAATCTGAGCTGGGGACGGGAATTGGGGGGCTTTATCCACCTGCTGCTACAGGTTTTTCACCAGCAAAGAATCCCGAGTGACTTTCAGGCTTTCCTGACTAAACATGACATTGCCATGGCTGGAAATGGAAAAGGCCATGTTCCTCTCACTAGCTACACTTCAGTTTCCCCCTTGCAAAACATGAGCTGGAAATGCTTGTCAAGGCCCTGTGGAGGCATTCGCCAGCTATAGATATCAGTGTTCTGGAAGTGCTCGGGTACGGCTGGACCTGgtatgcaaatatttaaatagataCCATCTGAATGCAAATACTTTTTATTCGAAGGccagaaggagggaggaaagtgCAGTTATCAGTAGTACCAGGTTGGCCGAGTAGTTTCGGAGGCAGCGGCACATTCTCTGCTGCCCATTGCAACATTTAGACAAACAGTATCTTAGGAAGGTGCTGCTATAATCTTGCAAGAATTCTATAATGACTTAATAAATTAAGCAAATGCTTTACTGTACAAGGAAGTTTTGCAGCTAAACAAATCATTGCCCAGGTACCGCGTGCTGGTTATGCTACTGTTTGGCTCCGCCAGTCATGCAAAAGTAACCAAGTATCGTATGGAGATTAATGTGAGAATATGTGTTTGTTGGCAAAATAGGTTGGGGCATGTTGTGTGTTTGTGCATTGCTAACGTGGGGCTATTCAGTGCAGAGCTTTGCCTGTTCACCTGATGATATAACGAGATTGTCCACTGTAGgtcaccccccactcccccagtTTCAAACATGTGCCCTTAACTACTGCATGTCCACCCCGTCTCTGGCTTTTCCACACCTATGCCTTTAGAAAGATCTTCTGAGAGTGGTTTTGGTGATAACCTGCCTTCATGCTACCTTCTTGGCACTCTGGCAGATACATTACACGGTCCCATTTGTAGGACTCGGAGCAAGAACTCCTTACGCATTTTTTCTGCCAGCATCACTTTTGCCTTATTCAGCTGCCATGGCTGCTATTAGCACAGCATGCCAGCTTGTTCTTGCTCGTCCACCTCCTCACCTCAGCTCCTGCCAGTGCTTCCCTGTGCACAGGGTTCAAAATTCTTTCCCAGCACCTTCGCCACCTGCCTTGGGTGGCTCAGCAAGCTTCAAGAGCAGCCATGCTGCTGCAGATCAAGGTCCTGTGAAGTTCAGTTTTAGTTTCTTGACTCTGaccctctctccagcagcctcctgcctttcctcagcTCCTGCCATGCCTGTGTCCTCTGCTCTTACTGCCCTCCGCACCCATATCCACCTCTGCCCGCTCTTTTCTCCCTTCCAGGGTGAGCACCTTTCTGCTGTTCCCCCCCACGCTCTTCTCCTGCAACACCAGCTTGCCATTCTCATTCACCTATCATCACATTGCACAGCATGaggctgcatttttatttccagccTTTCCCCGCTGCCCATTCTTGTAAATCTCTTTGATAATCCTGCAGGGATATTCCCAAACTTCCTTATATTGGGCACAAAGAGCTGAACTCACTATTTCCTCCcacaccctcctcttcctcttcacactccagctccctgcaggcctccctcaccccaaccacAACCCAGGGTCCACCTTCAatccctcctctcctgcctttcagCTCGCTCAGCATCGGCCCTGGACTTCTCAGGAACCTTACAGGGGTGACAGACAAAATGCAATGGGACAGCAATGTTGGAGAGCAGAGCCCAGGTCCTCGTCCCACAGGAAACTGGGAATCCTTCTCTTGCATCCACTGCAGCTTTGGAAAGTGTAAAAGCAAGGGCAAAAGGCAACATCGCACCCAGGACACGTGCAGGGAGGCTGCGTCCTCCCACTGGCTCCAGTCCCAGCCTGACCTTTGCAGTCGAGAGCAAAAACCTTTCACCGCCCTCCCCGCCTGCTCGCTCTGCTGCTCTCGGGTTAGGCTGCAGCCTGCTCCCCTTGCACAGCTTGGGCTGTGCGGGCTGTTTGATGCATAGGTGTGGGTGTCTCAGCTCCCTCCGCAGAGAGATGtggggcgggcagccccgggagctgcctgctggcctgcctgccgatgggctTGGACATCATGAGGGGCCACAGTCCTAACCTGGGGGCCTTAACTCTTGCtctccttctcctcatccttcAGCCCTTTGACATTAGGAAGTCCCTGTGGACTACTTGGCATTTTACACACTGTAACTACAGGGCCAGACCAGGGCCAATGGACAGTGTTTACCAACCATGCGCCCCACATCCAGCTGGTGGACACATCTACCTGCTTGCCCCAGCAGGACTCGATGCATCAGAAGGCAGCGAGGCCACCAGGACCCTTAATCTATCCCCAAAAGTGGCAGCCTCACTGCTCCTGGCTTTGCCCCACAGCTTCAGTTCAGACATGGATGAGCAAGGTGGTTgggtgaggaaaggaaaaggtggaGCCAGCAACGAATTCTCAGCAAAGACACCGTGATCTCTGAGGTGGAGAACAAGTATCATTTGTGACTTGTTTTCATGGAAAATCTTCAATGATgccctggggtgggcaggggcccAGCACATACCGTTTTTCTGCAGAAGCTGAGCTGTGGAAATAATTAAGCATCTGGTTGTTCCTAGAAGAAAGAATAGCAGAACACAGTGCAGGGACGGCAGGGAGGACCCTCTCCCTGGAGGAAAGCCCACTCTCACTTCAAGGGGGTGGAGGAAGGGCTTTTCCAGCATTGCTGTGCTCCCAGCGCCGGCACTCGGCTGGGGAGCAAGAGCTGCACAGGATCCCGTGAGGCGAGGCAGCAGGAAAGTCccgtcccctcctgccagccGGGACGGCACATGCCAGCGGGACGGCTGCTGCACAGCCTGTCTCCAGCAAGCACCTGTCACAGCACTGGCACCTCTCGCCTCCCCGTCCCTTCAGACAGCTCTCTGAAGTATTAACATCAGGGCCAAAAGGCTCTCTTTAAAAGCCGACACATTTATCAGGCCATAAAGTAAGAAGCCAAAATCCAGAAGGGTTGAAGCAGAAACTCCCCCCAACACCCTGGAGGTTTGAGTGccgtccttccctccctccccttgctcTAGTGCTCAGATTTTCCCAGGACCGTCTCCTTGTCCAATTTTCCAAACAGGACTTTCCAGTCCCTGTCGGAAGAGAGCTGGGGTTTTCCCCGCTCACTCCCTTCTGCAGTTTTACCCCTTTACAGCAGCCACGGGCTGTGGCACGGGGCTCCGTTGCCTCTCCAGCAGCGGGAGTGCTGGTTctgtcccaggggaagggagGTGAGCAGGTCCAGGAAAGGCCGGGACTTCTGGCCAGGATTGCCTGTCTGCCTGCCCACCGCCAGCCCCAGGGGCTTCCCTGCTCCAGAGGAACAGGCCTGCACCCCTTTAATTTAAATCCTTTTCCCATTCCCAGTTTTAGCTAATGCAGATTCATTTTCCTGCACATCTTTCAAGGAAAGCTCTTCATCCCtccagctgaaagcaaaatacGAGCAAATGTGTGCAAAGTGCTGCAAGAAAGAGCCTTAAAACACAAGTATTTTTAACAAACACGCACCCTGTGAAGAGCACATGGCTACAATTACAGTTCAACACTTAACTCAGTTAATTATTACCCCTGGATTTCAGTAGCTTGGAGGAGGGAGTTTCCCAAGGCCGTACAGGAGATCTCTGTGAGCACTGCTGCTCCACTTCAGCAGCGCTCCTTGTTTGCACTGGGGAGGGCCCCCGGGTCGGGCAAGACGCAGCCCCCCCGGAGGAGCACTGGCCGGTGTTAAACGAGAGCCCATGCAGTGTGGGAGGACCCACGTGTCATTTTTCCTCTCTACGTGGGAAAAGGACATGCCACGTCTCAGTCAAAGCTCTGCATGTGGACTGAGAGTGGGTAACGATGGCTGCCCGGCTTGTGCAGCACACAGAATGAAACCACCCTCCTCTTTCAGTTTTTTCTAAGTGGATGGGTTTCCATTCCGGCGTGCATCAAGGCTGATGTTTCTGGATTTCATCTAAAAACTTAGATCTGACCCCTAGCAGCTGCTTGTCTGAGATGTTTTGcctcagcaaacaaacaaacaagccctcCCCCAAGCTGCATGCAGCCTCCTTAGCCCGGGCTGTGCCAAGCGTGGCTTGGGAAAACCCTTCTGAGGAGGGGGATTCACACCACCCACTCGCCCCCGAGCACACTTGACCTCTACCTCCTCTCAAACAGCCTATGAAATTTCCTGAGCTGTAGTAAAACACCCAACATCATCTGTCTGTCAATCCACCCCAGACCTCTCCGTGCTCCCGTCCTCGCTGCCCtgacccccagcagcagcaggctgaaaCGTGCGGTGCCGAGCTGCTGGACTACCCCACCACGGCGAGGGAATGCTCGCAAACCGCCACATCTCCTGCCTTGACAATCACTTTCGCAGGACAGAGCTCAAATCTGTGGAAACTGAAGTAGGTGGAAACTGGTGTGGGAGGCTGACAGGCTTCGCCTGCAGTCGGCCGGGTTTACACAGGCGATCAAACAGTGCGAGGGCATCTTCAACAACCATGAAATGGAAAGAAGGCAGAGGGGAAAATGGCAGCAGTGCCACTGGGTTGCGAAAGCTAGGTGAGACACCACCGGCAGCAGAGACGGGTCCAGCAGGTCCCCCAGGTCCCCTGCCGAGGTGGTCTCGTCCCCTTCACAGCCCAGCGGAAGCGCTTTTCACACAGAAATGCTTAAGCTTTCCCCACAGAATCCTCTCCTCTGGTTCTGTCCTAGGGGAAGGGAGGTGAGCAGGTCCAGGAAAGGCCGGGACTTCTGGCCAGGATTGCCTTCTGCCCCTGGGTGATGGCACGCAAAGCCAGTTTCCCTTCTCCAAGCAGCTGACTCCGTAGGTGATCCAATCCCCCGCTTCCCTCTGCGAGCTGCTCCTGTATCTGAGGGACTTCTGGAGTAAGGAACTGATaactctttgtttcctttttcagagaAGTCTGGGCAAAGTGGCAAAGAGAAACTGCGCAGGTTACTTGGCAGCTGGCTTCCTTCCATGAGCAGTTCCAGGCACAGGGTGGGATGACCAAGCCTCCCTAGGTGTGGTGCTCTGGGAAGCCTCTTTCTAAAAACAACCGCACTGAGGGGCAGAAGACAAGAGGACCAAGCTGCATCCAGGCACTGCACAAAATTAGAGAAGAGCAACTCGGTAGAGCACATGGCAGCTCCGTGCCACAAGTAGGACCACAGACATTTCTCACAAAGACTTGTGTGTGCAGAAGGTGTGAGCCCAGCCGCACTGCAGCATCCTGGGAGTGAGTGCCAATATCTCCAAATTTTCTGCTTCGAATTTAAGAACAAGTGGAATAATTCAAAATAGccaatttttccattttgcaacGGAAATGTTTTGCACTGCTTTGTTTCACATAGAAACAatgtattacttaaaaaaatcGTATGACTAAAATCATATTGAGAACTTCCCAATTGAAACAGATTACTTCTGTAGACtcagaaaacaagaatttatttcattttttcttactcATTGGAAACTTGAGGTGTTTGTTTTCTCACTCACCTGAAAAATTTTTTCTCCTAAGCTTTTGCGGTTGCGACATAGCAgaatttcctctccctctcttctcctgaGTCACGTGAAGTGGGAATACCTCCAAACTGTGTCACCTCTGAAAAGCCAACCCCCAAATTTGCATCCAATTGCCATCTATATAATAGCTATTAAACTCCTCATGCTCACGTAGGGGCAAGTGTTCAGTCAGCCTTACAGCCAGCAGCCTTCCGTCAGGTCTGCTCGGCTGCCTCTTGCCGTCACAGCATCCACCTCTCTCACACGTGTACACCCCATTCCCTCTACCCATTGACTCCATCTTTTGGCTGCTCTAAATATACCAAGAAGAAAACTCAGCTCACGGGAGGTGATATTTTCAAAATTGATCCCAAGGGCACTCTTGTGCTGAAAGTTTTGGGGCTGCAAATCAATCCGTGGCAAGCGTACGGCTTCTGGCAGGTAAACTGATGCTGATTCTGACACCAACCAGTGTCCTGCTGCCGGACATTTTGCCCATGACTTAGACCATGTCTGGAGACTGATTCAACCCAAGGCGTGAGCCAACGCACATGACCGAGGGAGTGTTAGGTATTTCCCACGCAGATGCTTTCATTCAGCAATAAAGCAAACGCAGCTTGGTGTGTCCTCTTCCTGGAGGGAAGTCTCTTGCGTTGTAAGCACGTTCGTCATGAAATGCCACCACACATGGCTTCTCAACATCGCCATAAGAAAAATGTTATCTCTGCAACTGTTCTGCTTTACTGAGTTTACAGCTGGGCCCTTGAATGCTGTCAATAGAAATTGCATATTCCTTGTAAGCGCAGGATAAAGAGAGCTCCATGTAGCCTTATTAATAATTTTGCTTAATGGCACACGAAATATCTTCATCTCCAATTCCCAGAGCGTCTGAGTCCTGCCTCTGAGGATAGTCCAGCCTGAGCTGGGGTGCAGCAGCGAATGCTGCGTCAgcgaagatgctgctgctgcgcaGGGTGCTGGCACAGCACAAGTGACCTTGTCCCTCGGTGTCCCTTCCCCCACGTCTGCCCGCTGGCATCGCAGGGAGACCGAGAGCTTTTGCCCCAGGCTGGATATGACCCTGGTCCAGCGCAGAGGTGAAGAAAGATGCAGCACTGCTGGGCCCCATCACAAAGGGGGCTTTTAAGGGTGAACTAAAAGGCAAGTGTGCCCTAATGATAGGGCAGGCTTTTTTATCACGTTTCATCATCACTTAGCCCGAAGAGCAGTGCTGTGACACATGCAAAGCGGTTGCTGTTTGCTCGTGGTGGCAGCTCGGTCCCCATCCGAGGCCGGCCATCGGGCACAAGTGCTCCTGACGTCAGAGCCCGCGGTCAGAGCAGgaggtgtccctgtccctgcagcactCCAGCACCTGGCCCCCAAGCCCTATCCAGTCAGCTGTCAGGGACCTGCTTCAGCAACCACAGGAGGAAGCCAAAGACGAGATGTGTGAGATCACTGAAGCATGCAGAGCACAGTCCCGCTTAACCTCATCAGTCTGCTGCCGGCGTGTGGAAATCCAGAGTTCAGGGCATAACTCACCAACAGGGGATGTAAACAGTCATGACaatcagaagaaagcaagcttcaAAACAAGAGCAAGCACTGCAAATGTCACCCTTTAAAGGGTTAAAGCAGAGAGGCACCATGTGCTTTCAACCTCCACTGAAGCGAGCAGGAGCTCACCACCTCTGAACTGAGCCTCCAGGagctcttcagaaaggaaagTGCAAGCTGGCTCTGAGTGACTGAGCTGCTTTGCATGGGatttcattttacctttttttatgaAGCGGTGGTGAGGAAAAGAGGCAGTGATGGTAAATGCAAATATCTGCAAGACATCAAGGCCTCAGCAGGGAacctgctcagctctgcagtcCCTGAGCACAGGGATAAGGGAGCTGCGTGGTTGTGACTTGTGATTGACATGGATCTTGCTGCAATGACTGACTGCTCTTCTTGCTGGGAAGTAATTCCTTTTATCCCATCAACATCAGTTGGGTGTTTTTTTAGCTCCTACTCAGACATGATTGAAATATGTACTGAAGATCTGCTCTTAAAAGTGAGAGCTCAACACGCACGGCTGCCTTTAGCAGTACAAGAATTAtagaagaaagaggaaacaatttGAATTGCGTGCATGCGGCATGAGCTGCATCAAGCTGCAGATAGGATGATTCTTCTCAGATGTAGTGCGGCAGCTACATCAGTGTCTCTCTCCCTCTTACTGCTGACAGCTAAATTATTTCTTGCACAGCTGTAATCATACACCTAATGAACTTGCTCCTGCATAAACCCAGAGCATCTCCTTTTTGCTAACTGGCAACCTGTTGGGCCCTCTGTCCCTGCACAGCCTCACAGATCTCATGTGCGATGTCAGATACGCTGCTGGCGCGGTTTTGAGAGTCCCCAGGAGGGGCCTCCGTGAGAGCTGTCTGCTTCCAGCATCTGGCCGACTAGAGCTGCAGATGTCCCAGGAGGAAACCTCTCTGCAAGAAGCCAGGACAGAACAGGCTGATCAATACCAAAGGAATGAGGGAGAGGGACGAAAATGTTTTTGCTAGCAAACAGCCAGCAATTTAAATTAAGAATTGCAATAACACCAGTGAGCCTGACCGAATGTGTTGTTAGCCTCTCAAAATATTTGTAGTACGAATGCTGTAAGTCCCCAGTGAGGAAAACTGAGGTACTGAAAAAAGTTGGTGGTTTATGCTGCAGCATAGGAGGACTCAGCCTGCTCCTTAAAAACACCTAGGAtgacaagaaagtaaaaaatcaCCTCTCCTTAAAAGTACCTTCTGGCAACAATGGTGGCACGGGCTGGCAAGGGCCAGGTCCGGCTCCATCTCTGCCTCTCACCACGTGTAAGTGGGGCAAAGCCACCGCCACCCtatgcagctctgctgctcctcacccgGGCAGCCTGCATGTGCACCTTAGGGCACCGCAAACCAGCAGACGCAAAATGCTGCCGTAGGACATGGAGTCACAGCCCGCACCAGGCTTGTGGCCCGCAGCATCTCGGCTCCAGCTGTGagctccctggggcagggactgctTTTAAATAGGTCTTTGCGGAGCTGCCTGGAGAATATGTGCTACCAGTCCCCTTCTCTGTGGAGCCACAAGGAATACGAACTGGTAAAACCAGCACCTACAGTGTTAAAGGAGCTGATGCTTCCCGCTGCAAACATACCCACTTTGATGTCTGCTGGGACAGCCAAGATTTGGGCTGTCACCTGTGCACCCGGCCTCCCTCGCATGCTTTAGGCTCTATTAAATTAGCAGACTTCCGTCAGCGATGTGCAATAAGGTAAGGTAAAGGGCTGTGGACTCCAGTAACCAAAGCTACGTGGAAATTCAGGAGGACTTGTTGCTGGGCAGGGGCCCTGCCGTGCAGGCAGGTTTcacctctgctcagccctgctggCAGAGGCACTCTATGCAAATGCCGTTCTCTAAGTTTTCACACACGGGACTTTCAAAACCTTcatgctcttcagaaaaaaatttatagGATCAGATTTTCCTATGGCCCCTCAAGTCATTTTATTAATCACCGGGACCATTCTCAAATATCTTTCAACACTGAGAAATTCCACTTAATCACAGCCTGCCCTGCTACCACCTTCTCAGCATcagatggagaaagaaatgatGCAGCGAGGACCTTAGTCACGCTAACGCTGCTTCAAGGCTGAGCTGGGGAATGGGACATGAAtcatctttgccttttctttcttttaagggaAATAGAGAAGACGACTGCTGCTCTGAGAGTAAAACGCATAAAGCAGTGGCGGGTCTTCCTGTTTCCTTCCCATCTCGGGTCCCTGCTGCGTGCTCCTTCTCTGCACTTAGCTGTATCTGCTGAAAAAGCCCGTCTCTCTTTCAAGCTACTCCTTGGAGATTTGTTTACCACATCTCAGAGAGTGCAGAGCCACGCAGAACTGTGTTCCAGGACTGGCTGGCAGAGAGAATCGCAGGATATTTTCCAAACAAGCCAGTTCCTCTTACTTGCTGGAGTCTCTCTCAGTCCAGAGGActtttctgtgtgtgtacagATGCGTAAGGGCAGCAGGATGTGGTGCTGGGAGATAAAAGACCAGCTCCTTGGAA
It contains:
- the NFKBIA gene encoding NF-kappa-B inhibitor alpha, encoding MISARRPVEPPLMEGYEQPKKERQGGFPLDDRHDSGLDSMKEEDYRQLVKELEDIRLQPREPPAWAQQLTEDGDTFLHLAIIHEEKALSLEVIRQTAGDRAFLNFQNNLSQTPLHLAVITDQPEIAEHLLKAGCDLEIRDFRGNTPLHIACQQGSLRSVSVLTQYCQPHHLLAVLQATNYNGHTCLHLASIQGYLAIVEYLLSLGADVNAQEPCNGRTALHLAVDLQNSDLVSLLVKHGADVNKVTYQGYSPYQLTWGRDNSSIQEQLKQLTTADLQMLPESEDEESSESEPEFTEDELIYDDCLIGGRQLAF